Proteins encoded by one window of Streptococcus sanguinis:
- the greA gene encoding transcription elongation factor GreA — MAEKTYPMTLEEKEKLEKELEELKLVRRPEVVERIKIARSYGDLSENSEYEAAKDEQAFVEGQISSLETKIRYAEIVNSDAVAKDEVAIGKTVTIQEVGESEEEVYIIVGSAGADAFAGKVSNESPIGQALIGKKTGDTATVETPVGSYDVKILKVEKTV, encoded by the coding sequence ATGGCTGAAAAAACTTATCCTATGACCCTAGAGGAAAAGGAAAAACTAGAAAAAGAATTAGAAGAATTGAAATTGGTGCGTCGTCCAGAAGTGGTAGAGCGTATTAAGATTGCCCGCTCCTACGGCGATTTGTCAGAAAACAGTGAATACGAAGCTGCAAAGGACGAACAGGCTTTTGTGGAAGGACAGATTTCTAGTCTGGAAACCAAGATCCGCTACGCTGAGATTGTAAACAGTGACGCTGTAGCCAAGGACGAGGTAGCTATCGGCAAAACAGTTACCATTCAAGAAGTAGGCGAAAGCGAAGAGGAAGTCTACATTATCGTTGGTTCTGCTGGTGCTGATGCTTTCGCAGGCAAGGTATCCAATGAAAGCCCGATTGGTCAAGCTTTGATTGGCAAAAAGACAGGTGATACTGCAACAGTCGAAACACCGGTTGGCAGCTACGACGTTAAAATTCTCAAGGTTGAAAAAACCGTTTAA
- a CDS encoding sensor histidine kinase, whose protein sequence is MFRKLKIRFILLASAAIVCILLTMIAVLNSVRFLQTNGEIQAVLNILSANNGDFPSVEETAESLQNDRITIDTIYQYRYFSVVYNEDKTLYSTNLDHLSNLSKEQALSYANKVIKDSRSSGVFKVGSQFYSYQITQDSKTKRYLLVVLDSTNYLESRNDFFWLSIQLCFYSFIFFVLVVSGFSNFAIRPYIKNYENQKRFITNAGHELKTPLAIISANTELQELMTGENEWTESTKDQVKRLSNLINQMVVLARLEEQPDVTLVDVNFSEVVKKVAGNFKSVIEKAGKKYEIKLQEDIHVKATEDELYELVSILIDNACKYCDEDGQIFVTLTKAKRGKRARLTVANSYADGKNVDYSRFFDRFYREDESHNQKQPGYGIGLSMAESLVRIFKGRIWVSYKKGLIGFTVLL, encoded by the coding sequence ATGTTTCGGAAGCTTAAAATTCGGTTCATTCTGCTGGCTTCGGCAGCTATTGTCTGTATTTTGCTGACCATGATTGCTGTCTTAAACTCCGTTCGCTTTCTGCAGACCAACGGAGAAATCCAAGCCGTTCTCAATATTCTATCTGCCAATAATGGAGATTTTCCCAGCGTAGAAGAAACGGCTGAGAGCTTGCAAAACGACCGTATCACCATTGATACCATCTACCAATACCGCTATTTCAGCGTGGTCTATAATGAAGACAAAACACTTTACTCCACCAACTTAGACCATCTTTCCAATCTATCTAAGGAGCAGGCGCTCAGCTATGCTAACAAAGTGATTAAGGACAGCCGCAGCAGTGGGGTTTTTAAGGTAGGCAGTCAATTTTATTCCTACCAGATAACGCAGGATTCCAAAACCAAGCGCTATTTACTGGTGGTCTTAGATTCGACTAATTATCTCGAAAGCCGCAATGACTTTTTCTGGCTGTCTATCCAGTTGTGTTTCTATAGCTTTATTTTCTTTGTCTTGGTCGTGTCTGGATTTTCCAACTTTGCCATCCGTCCCTATATAAAAAACTACGAAAACCAAAAGCGTTTCATTACCAATGCTGGACATGAACTGAAGACGCCATTGGCCATCATCTCAGCCAATACGGAGCTGCAAGAGCTGATGACTGGCGAAAATGAATGGACAGAAAGCACCAAGGACCAGGTCAAGCGCCTCAGTAATCTAATCAATCAAATGGTCGTTCTGGCCCGTCTGGAAGAGCAGCCAGATGTTACCTTGGTAGATGTGAATTTCTCAGAAGTTGTCAAAAAAGTGGCTGGGAACTTCAAGTCTGTCATCGAGAAGGCAGGCAAGAAGTACGAGATTAAGCTGCAGGAAGACATCCATGTCAAGGCAACTGAAGATGAACTTTATGAATTGGTCAGCATTCTGATTGACAATGCCTGCAAGTATTGTGATGAAGATGGGCAAATTTTTGTCACTCTGACCAAGGCTAAGCGGGGGAAACGAGCTCGTCTGACGGTAGCCAATAGTTACGCTGATGGTAAGAATGTTGATTATAGCCGTTTCTTTGACCGTTTCTATCGCGAAGACGAATCGCACAATCAGAAGCAGCCTGGCTACGGGATTGGCCTATCCATGGCAGAAAGTCTGGTGCGGATTTTCAAGGGCAGGATTTGGGTTTCATATAAGAAAGGCTTGATTGGATTTACTGTTTTATTGTGA
- the mltG gene encoding endolytic transglycosylase MltG: MLGIMMKEVKFLTEKSQDKEKNLSFKEQILKDLAGEKEEQTPSSTSQSEADSASAKETAAADDFEARPASVDVSYKVAENEKAHPQVYGRVDEEDKKPNEVLSRANRANNTVKKKRQNTLARRIMTTVLLIVLLGLVVTGVVGYTYVSSALKPVDANATEYVTVEVPEGSSSKQIGEILEKKGLIKNAQVFSLYSKIKSFNNYQSGYYNLQKSMDLDTIARQLQEGGTDTPQPPVVGKVTIPEGYTLEQIAEAVMVNAAATSKKTSKTPFSKDDFLAKVQDEAFISKMAAKYPQLLGTLPSKDSGVKYRLEGYLFPATYNYGEDADLESLIDQMLGAMNTNLSSYYSTIESKNLTVNEVLTLASLVEKEGSTDQDRKDIASVFYNRLNQAMPLQSNIAILYAQGKLGKKTTLKEDAEIDTNIDSPFNVYKKEGLMPGPVDSPSLSALEATINPSKTDYLYFVANVETGAVYFANTYEEHAKNVEEHVNSKLTQSSSTD; the protein is encoded by the coding sequence ATGTTAGGGATTATGATGAAGGAGGTCAAATTTTTGACTGAAAAATCACAAGACAAAGAGAAGAATCTGAGCTTTAAAGAGCAGATTTTGAAAGACTTAGCTGGAGAAAAGGAAGAACAAACTCCCTCTTCAACTAGCCAGTCAGAAGCGGACTCTGCTTCTGCAAAAGAAACAGCAGCTGCAGATGACTTTGAAGCTAGACCGGCTTCGGTAGATGTTTCCTACAAGGTTGCAGAGAATGAAAAGGCTCACCCTCAGGTCTATGGCCGAGTGGATGAGGAAGATAAGAAGCCCAATGAGGTCCTATCTCGGGCTAATCGGGCCAACAACACGGTCAAGAAAAAACGTCAAAACACCTTAGCCCGCAGGATTATGACAACGGTTCTGCTGATTGTCCTGCTGGGACTTGTGGTCACAGGAGTTGTCGGCTATACTTATGTATCTTCAGCTCTTAAACCTGTTGATGCAAATGCAACAGAGTATGTGACGGTTGAAGTACCAGAAGGCTCTAGCTCTAAGCAGATTGGGGAAATCCTCGAGAAAAAGGGGCTGATTAAAAATGCTCAAGTTTTTAGTCTCTATTCCAAAATTAAAAGCTTTAACAATTACCAGTCCGGCTATTACAATCTCCAGAAGAGTATGGACCTAGATACCATTGCTCGGCAGCTTCAGGAAGGTGGAACAGATACACCGCAACCACCAGTTGTTGGTAAGGTTACTATTCCTGAAGGCTATACACTGGAGCAGATTGCAGAGGCTGTGATGGTTAATGCAGCTGCAACTTCTAAAAAGACTAGTAAGACACCTTTTAGCAAGGACGATTTCCTAGCTAAGGTGCAGGATGAAGCTTTTATTTCCAAGATGGCGGCTAAATATCCACAGCTGCTGGGCACATTGCCAAGCAAGGACAGCGGAGTCAAGTATCGCTTAGAAGGTTACCTCTTCCCTGCCACTTATAACTATGGTGAGGATGCGGATTTGGAAAGCTTGATTGACCAGATGTTGGGCGCTATGAATACCAATCTGTCTTCTTATTACTCTACTATTGAATCAAAGAACTTGACGGTTAATGAAGTTCTGACACTTGCTTCTCTGGTAGAAAAAGAAGGTTCAACAGACCAGGACCGCAAAGATATTGCCAGCGTATTTTATAATCGTCTCAATCAAGCGATGCCGCTTCAGAGTAATATCGCTATCCTTTATGCTCAAGGCAAGCTAGGAAAGAAAACGACTTTGAAAGAGGACGCTGAAATTGATACCAATATCGACTCGCCTTTCAATGTCTATAAAAAAGAAGGGCTTATGCCTGGGCCAGTTGATAGTCCGAGCCTATCAGCTCTGGAAGCTACCATTAATCCAAGTAAGACGGACTACCTCTACTTTGTGGCAAATGTTGAAACAGGCGCTGTTTACTTCGCCAATACTTATGAGGAACACGCTAAAAATGTTGAGGAGCATGTCAATAGCAAGCTCACTCAATCCAGCAGCACTGATTAA
- a CDS encoding GTP pyrophosphokinase: MQEQDIYGKYGVYLPKILDDLSQRIQEANDRVKQETGQKLFEHFNARVKQAASMEEKCQRKNLPRAPESALKEIRDAIGIRIVCGFIEDIYQTIEVLRQLEGCEIVLEKDYIRAAKPNGYRSYHLILEVETPYEDCHGQNPGRYFVEIQLRTIAMDSWASLEHQMKYKHEIKDSKRIVRELKRCADELASCDVTMQTIRNLIRESE; this comes from the coding sequence ATGCAAGAGCAAGATATTTATGGGAAATACGGCGTCTATCTGCCCAAGATTTTAGATGATCTTAGTCAGCGTATTCAAGAGGCTAATGATCGAGTCAAGCAGGAAACAGGGCAGAAGCTTTTTGAGCATTTTAATGCACGGGTCAAGCAGGCAGCCAGTATGGAAGAGAAATGTCAACGCAAGAATCTGCCTAGGGCGCCAGAGTCTGCCCTGAAAGAAATTCGTGATGCGATTGGGATTCGGATTGTTTGCGGTTTTATCGAGGACATCTATCAGACGATTGAGGTGCTTCGTCAGCTGGAGGGCTGTGAGATTGTTCTGGAAAAGGACTATATCCGAGCTGCCAAGCCTAATGGCTATCGCTCCTACCACTTGATATTAGAGGTGGAGACTCCTTATGAGGATTGTCATGGTCAAAATCCCGGCCGCTATTTTGTAGAAATCCAGCTTCGGACCATTGCTATGGACTCTTGGGCCAGCTTAGAGCATCAGATGAAGTACAAGCATGAGATTAAAGACAGCAAGCGGATTGTTCGTGAGCTGAAACGCTGTGCAGATGAGCTGGCGTCCTGTGATGTGACCATGCAGACCATCCGCAATTTGATTCGAGAAAGTGAGTGA
- a CDS encoding TrmH family RNA methyltransferase, translating to MNIITSKANNVVKKAKKLHHKKYRKDSYLIEGWHLFEEAVSSGEELIRIFALAEYAERLADFSQVIFVSPEILADLADSKTPQGIVAEVAFEREEIPAELSGRYLFLEDVQDPGNVGTIIRTADAAGFDGVFISSASADIYNLKTLRSMQGSHFHLPVYRMDTSDFIRLARSSSLPILASTLSSTSIDYREVVSKESFVLVMGNEGQGISPEMTVAADILVHISMKGQAESLNVAVAAGILIFHLS from the coding sequence ATGAATATTATAACCTCAAAAGCCAATAATGTGGTAAAAAAAGCTAAAAAACTTCATCACAAAAAATACCGCAAGGATTCTTATTTGATTGAGGGCTGGCATCTATTTGAGGAAGCTGTCAGCAGCGGGGAAGAGCTGATTCGGATTTTTGCTTTAGCAGAATACGCAGAGCGATTAGCCGATTTTTCTCAGGTAATCTTTGTCAGTCCGGAGATTTTAGCAGATTTAGCTGATAGTAAGACGCCACAGGGGATTGTCGCGGAAGTGGCTTTTGAAAGGGAAGAGATACCGGCGGAGTTAAGCGGACGCTATCTTTTCTTGGAGGACGTTCAGGATCCAGGTAATGTCGGCACCATCATTCGGACAGCTGATGCAGCTGGCTTTGATGGAGTCTTCATCTCTAGCGCGTCAGCAGATATCTATAACCTAAAAACGCTGCGCTCTATGCAGGGGAGCCATTTTCATCTGCCAGTTTATCGGATGGATACATCAGATTTTATTAGGCTGGCTCGTTCTTCCAGTCTGCCAATTCTAGCGTCGACCTTGTCGTCAACATCTATCGATTACAGAGAGGTGGTCAGTAAAGAGAGCTTTGTCCTAGTCATGGGCAATGAAGGGCAGGGGATTAGTCCAGAAATGACGGTAGCAGCTGATATTCTGGTCCATATTTCCATGAAGGGGCAGGCAGAAAGTCTCAATGTTGCTGTCGCTGCTGGTATTTTAATCTTTCATTTAAGCTAA
- a CDS encoding HD domain-containing protein, translating into MPYKQDEEFMAYVGHLIEKPSVQRLKEIPHHIHSNRLEHSINVSYTSYRIAKKFGWNARSTARGALLHDLFYYDWRVTKFKKSHAWVHPRLAVRNARKITKLNKVEEDIIVKHMWGLTLAPPRYKESFVVTMVDKYWAVKEATAPWRRKGGNRKLFHRKMLKP; encoded by the coding sequence ATGCCTTACAAACAGGACGAGGAGTTTATGGCCTATGTTGGGCACTTGATTGAAAAGCCCAGTGTTCAGCGCCTGAAAGAAATTCCCCATCATATTCATTCCAATAGACTTGAACATTCCATCAATGTAAGTTATACTAGTTACAGAATTGCCAAAAAATTTGGTTGGAATGCCCGCAGCACGGCACGCGGTGCCCTGCTTCATGACTTATTCTACTATGACTGGCGTGTGACCAAGTTTAAGAAGAGTCATGCTTGGGTTCATCCGAGGTTGGCAGTTCGCAATGCTCGTAAGATTACTAAGCTTAATAAAGTCGAAGAGGACATTATCGTCAAGCATATGTGGGGCCTGACCTTGGCACCGCCTCGTTACAAAGAATCATTCGTTGTGACGATGGTGGACAAGTATTGGGCTGTCAAAGAAGCGACGGCACCTTGGAGACGCAAGGGCGGTAATCGCAAGCTCTTTCATCGAAAGATGCTGAAACCGTAA
- a CDS encoding response regulator transcription factor has translation MKILLAEDEQQLSRVLETAMTHEGYQVDTAFDGQEAVDLAKENAYDLMILDIMMPVKTGIEALKEIRQTGNTTHVIMLTAMSEVDDKVTGLDAGADDYLTKPFSLKELLARLRSMSRRVATFTPNLLQIGQTSLNVGEHELISSNSIRLAGKESRMMEFLMLNAQKSLSTQEIFRHVWSKDEDEDLDEGFVWIYISYLRQKLKAIHADLAILGEEGGSFTLVPLEGDGHVSEA, from the coding sequence ATGAAGATTTTATTAGCTGAAGATGAGCAGCAGCTGTCCCGTGTCTTGGAAACAGCGATGACCCATGAGGGCTATCAGGTTGATACCGCTTTTGATGGGCAAGAAGCTGTGGACTTGGCCAAGGAAAATGCTTATGATTTGATGATTCTGGATATCATGATGCCGGTCAAGACAGGCATTGAAGCGCTGAAAGAAATCCGCCAAACCGGCAATACTACCCATGTCATCATGCTGACAGCTATGTCAGAGGTGGATGACAAGGTCACAGGGCTGGATGCCGGTGCAGATGATTATCTGACCAAGCCCTTCTCTCTGAAAGAGCTTCTAGCTCGCCTGCGCTCTATGTCCAGACGGGTAGCGACGTTTACCCCCAATTTGCTGCAGATTGGCCAAACCAGCCTCAATGTCGGAGAGCATGAACTTATTAGCTCCAATTCCATCCGCCTAGCCGGTAAGGAATCTAGAATGATGGAATTTCTCATGCTTAATGCCCAGAAGAGTCTTTCTACTCAGGAAATCTTCCGCCATGTTTGGTCCAAAGACGAAGATGAGGATTTGGACGAAGGCTTCGTCTGGATTTATATTTCCTATTTGCGTCAGAAGCTGAAGGCTATTCATGCTGATCTGGCTATCTTGGGTGAGGAAGGCGGCAGTTTCACTCTGGTGCCGCTAGAAGGAGATGGCCATGTTTCGGAAGCTTAA
- the yidC gene encoding membrane protein insertase YidC, with product MKHFKRFLFFGMGLAALIFLSGCVGRDKAGNPSGLIWDVIGQPMADGIQFFAKNSGLGYGLAIIIVTLIVRIIILPLGIYQSWKATLQSEKMNYFKPIFAPIQDRIKNAETQEEKMQAQQELMAAQKENGLSMFGGIGCLPLLIQMPFFSALFFAAQYTQGVAGSSFLWIKDLAKSDWALTAIVGILYYIQSVLSLHGIEDETQRNSMKQASYMSPIMIVGFSFLSPAAVTLYWVVGGFIQIIQQFIINYIIRPRLRKQVAEEFEKNPPKGLKKASRAKDVTPKAQQAIEQKNKKKKNRNAGKQRSR from the coding sequence GTGAAACATTTCAAACGCTTTTTATTCTTCGGTATGGGACTGGCTGCGCTTATTTTCCTGTCCGGCTGTGTGGGCCGCGACAAGGCCGGCAATCCTTCTGGTCTGATCTGGGACGTGATTGGTCAGCCTATGGCGGATGGTATCCAATTTTTCGCCAAAAATTCCGGTCTGGGTTATGGTCTGGCGATTATCATCGTTACGCTCATCGTGCGGATTATCATTCTGCCGCTGGGAATCTATCAGTCTTGGAAGGCAACGCTTCAGTCTGAAAAGATGAACTACTTCAAGCCAATTTTTGCCCCAATCCAAGATCGAATCAAAAATGCTGAAACTCAGGAAGAGAAAATGCAGGCTCAGCAAGAACTGATGGCTGCTCAAAAAGAAAATGGACTCAGCATGTTTGGCGGTATAGGCTGTCTGCCTCTGCTCATCCAAATGCCTTTCTTCTCAGCCCTCTTCTTTGCAGCCCAGTATACTCAAGGAGTTGCAGGCAGTTCCTTCCTCTGGATTAAAGACCTGGCCAAAAGCGACTGGGCTTTGACCGCCATTGTCGGTATCCTCTACTATATCCAGTCAGTGCTCTCTCTGCATGGTATTGAAGATGAAACTCAAAGAAACAGCATGAAACAGGCTTCTTATATGAGTCCTATCATGATTGTTGGTTTCTCATTCCTCTCTCCTGCCGCAGTCACTCTCTACTGGGTAGTTGGTGGATTTATCCAAATTATCCAGCAATTTATCATCAACTATATCATCCGACCTCGCTTGAGAAAACAGGTGGCAGAGGAATTTGAAAAAAATCCTCCTAAAGGCTTGAAAAAAGCGAGTCGAGCTAAAGATGTTACTCCAAAAGCTCAGCAGGCTATTGAGCAAAAGAACAAAAAGAAAAAGAACCGCAATGCTGGTAAGCAACGGTCAAGATAA
- a CDS encoding acylphosphatase yields MQKVKMIAQGRVQGVGFRWGVYSIALEIGGITGRVWNNDDGTVGILAQADDPALIAKFIQEIRKGPTPFSKVSYLDVTMANFDSYPDFKISN; encoded by the coding sequence ATGCAGAAGGTAAAAATGATTGCCCAAGGACGGGTACAAGGGGTCGGATTCCGCTGGGGAGTCTATTCTATAGCGCTGGAAATCGGAGGTATCACCGGCCGGGTCTGGAACAACGACGATGGTACTGTTGGCATTCTTGCTCAGGCTGATGACCCTGCTCTGATAGCCAAATTTATCCAAGAAATCCGCAAGGGACCGACACCTTTTTCTAAGGTCAGCTATTTGGATGTCACCATGGCTAATTTTGACTCCTATCCTGACTTCAAAATTTCAAATTAG
- a CDS encoding Bax inhibitor-1/YccA family protein, whose protein sequence is MNHSIIQDQSDINSFYAKIYSIVGVGIGISAIVSLLMLNFFQDIIISVLTGSTWIFYAAIAAEFIFVLVASGAARSNSPAALPMFLGYSAINGFTLSIIMALYLQSTVLLAFLTTTVMFFAMGFIGKVTKKDLSGMGRACMAGLIGIIAASVLNIFLRSSGLDFIVSIVGVLIFSGLIAWDNQKIRYVYEQTNGNPGNGWAISLALHLYLDFINLFLSLLRIFGRNK, encoded by the coding sequence ATGAATCATTCTATTATTCAAGATCAATCAGATATTAATTCTTTCTATGCAAAGATTTATTCTATCGTTGGTGTCGGTATTGGAATCTCAGCAATCGTGTCCCTCTTGATGCTAAACTTCTTTCAGGACATTATTATCTCTGTTCTGACAGGCTCCACCTGGATTTTCTATGCGGCTATTGCAGCTGAGTTTATCTTTGTATTGGTAGCTTCTGGGGCAGCTCGGAGCAATAGTCCGGCAGCGCTGCCAATGTTTTTAGGATACTCAGCCATCAATGGTTTTACCTTAAGTATTATCATGGCGCTGTATCTTCAGTCAACTGTTCTCTTAGCCTTTCTGACAACGACCGTTATGTTCTTTGCTATGGGCTTCATCGGCAAGGTGACCAAGAAGGATCTTTCTGGAATGGGCAGAGCTTGTATGGCCGGTTTGATTGGTATTATCGCTGCTAGCGTCCTTAATATCTTCTTGAGAAGCAGTGGTTTGGACTTTATTGTAAGTATCGTTGGTGTCCTTATTTTCTCAGGACTCATCGCTTGGGACAATCAGAAAATCCGCTATGTCTATGAGCAGACCAATGGCAATCCAGGGAATGGCTGGGCAATTTCGCTGGCTCTGCATCTGTATCTGGACTTCATTAATCTCTTCCTCAGCTTGTTGCGTATTTTTGGAAGAAACAAATAA